The genomic segment TTTTCTGTCAATTATAAGGATTCTCGAGCCCTCTTCTAAAAAGTAGTTACCCAGTTTAACTCACCATGCTTCAAGAAAAGATACAAACTTGAGCCCTTCAACaccgaaaaaagaaaaagaaaaatagggaGAACAAAGTATATGAACCTTTCAGCTTCACCACTGGGCATTATTGCTGGACCAGAAGACAGGCTAGTTCCAACTACTAGAACCTGTTCATTTCCAGCCCTAACAAGTTCCATGCATTTTCCAGTTTCTCCAGGTCCGAGTTTGAAAGATGCCATCACAGACCCACTGAGGGGGTCCACACCACAAATTTCAGAACATGTGTCACTATTTGGCTCAGTCCTCATCACAATTAAAAGCTTACTTTCACTATGATACAGGACCTTCCGTGGAGTGCCTTCAAGATGAAACTTCTGCACATTAAGTCTCTTACTGTGCACCATCTCCACCTTAAACACAATTAAAACTAGTGACTTCAGCCAAATCATGCTACAGATTAGAATTGAGatgcttttaaataaataatagaacCACATTTTTCTGAAAATGGAAGCTATTACTAATCATGGTTTCTTCTATGAGAAGACAAGGAATCCAATAATATCATCTAAGTCATGTAAGAGAACCATAACTAAATTACAACAACCGTCCATCACTCCACCTATGTCAATCAACCACTCACAGTTCCTTCATAACCCCACTTGTTCATTCCTACAGCTCTGACAACACCATCCACTAGCAGCCAACATTAATCTAAGTTTCACAAACATCGCACTAAAACAAAGCTACatagtttaattgatcaaataatattaaaattcagACAACAGTTTTTTTATCCACTGTAGTTGTAACTCAATTGCCTTTATCAAGCTACCAAGCCACGCGCTCAAATTTCCTTTACATGACAAATAGGTGTACATACgttcatacatatataaatacatatccAGAACACAAAGAGGAAAATATCCAAGTATTCAGCAATTAATTCAAACATCGGCGATAGATGATTATGGATGCAAGGAGAAACGTTCAGAAAGAATCAGGAGGAAAAGGATCAATGATAAGAATGAGAACATTGCATCCTATATTTGTAACAGGCAACCCACTAATATACAACTCTGCAAGCAGTGGCATTGCCAGAAAAGTTTTTGGGGGgccggaattaaattgtatatttttacgatagtctttaaaatttttaaaggattaaatcaattttttattattttgggggggccaaagtgcaattttaccattattaatttaaaattttataaattataaagggcctaaatgtaaaattttccattttaggggagggccggggcccctgccagccccccCTTGGCTACAACACTGTCTGAGTTTATTTGTCATTTTTGAACAGCCATACAGGCTTTATATGAATCCATTTGGATGAAGTATGGTCATGGAAGAGTTGAAATCAGGTCCACCCATGCTATGCACTCAAACAGTTACTGAAATGAGTCATCTAACTTGGAAGGAAGGGCTAGATGCAGTTTAATTGATAGCTCTACAGAGTTGAAGTTCCAAAATAAGAGCACCAAATTTCCCAACATAACTCATACAGACTTGTCTATCTATTACTAGGCAGACAGACAAATTTGGCAGTATTTAGGGAAGAGGGGAGAAATTTTAAGCCATAAAAGTGTATGAACCCAAAGCTTTAGACATCAAGAAAATGCCAAAAACATCATGGAAAATTAGTTTGTCAGCCAGGTTTACTTCAGAAAGTTTACTCCCAAACAGTTCCAATAAGTCCAAAGCCAACTGTTAAAGGCTGGAAATATAAACTATCATCAATAGTATGACAGCTAAACAATCACGGTAATTCAATGTTCTAAAGATAATGACACTTACCAAATGTAAACTGTTTTCTGCGACAAATAAAATTCCTTTAGGGCATTCAACAGAACACACAGGAGTTGCATGCGTGGAAGGTTGAAATGATATAGATGTATAAGAAAGGCTATGCCTAGCCGTATGCAATAACCAAGGCCTGTCACTGAGAGCTATAATATCTGCATCAAGTGAATCACTCAAGGGAACAAGGAAAACTGGGGTAATGCCAATTCTACGAGTCGCGATCAATTGAAGAGTAACAGGAAggccatctttctcacccataTTAACAGAACATGTTTCTGATCCAAACGAATTTAATTTTGTATTCAATAAAAAATTCTCAACCTTTTCAGGAAAAGGAATAGAACTACGTAGGCATAGTTCCGATGAAGGAGTGAAGGCAGAAGGCCACTCAAACCGAAGCAGCATTCCATTCCTCAATCCTGCCAGAACATAAAACTGATCAACAAGAACTAGCCTTACGTCTTGAGGAATGCAACCACTAATAGCAGTTTCCATAATAGTCGTTAGTGAAATCGTTCCAGCACCAAGAACTCTTAGACCTTCAGGTGCAAAAGATAGAATTTCCACAGAAGGCTTATGGGTACCAATAACAAAGGTAATACCCATGCCAACTCCAACAGGAGGAACAGCTCCACCAACATCCACCAGGTTTACATTAGAGCTTAAATGCCTCATCTCCAAATGCTTTTGAGGTATTGATATGCACGATAACTCATACTGCAATCCTACATGCTGCAGTTCATATATTTCGTAATTATATGCTGATAGTGATCTGACCCcaagaataaaaaggaaatatgGATTAGAAGTGGAGACAACTATCAAACTTTGGCCAACTGCCCCCAAACTGATACTCATATTATCTGGGGACCAAGTTATGCAGACGGGAGAAGACATAATGATACCTTCAGAATGGGCAGCCTTAGTAGGCAAACAAAGCCTAACTGCATTTTGGTGAATTTGGATGAGCTGGCCATCAGCAACAAGACCACATGCCAAAGTACAGACATCAGGTTGGAAACCAACTGAATCAGTAACATCAGTAAAGCTTAATCCAACTGAGAGTACCCTGGTCTCCTCAACAAATGATAGCACAAGAAAAGAATGATAAGAGTTTGTAAATTTCATCTGAACTGTCCACGTTCCACTTATTCCTTGGTAAATAGGGGCAGTTCTTAGAAGCTTTTCTACACTAATTCCACTTCGTATGATTCTTAATGATCCCTCAGGTGCAACACCACAGCATGCAAACATTTTATCATGTTTCTCCCCATGGTAATTCACTATTGACATGTCCAAGATGGGAGCTATATTTTGAACAGGACTTTTGTATATTAGCTTCTCATTTTCAACCTTAAGGACCAGACCATCCCCCATCTCTACAATTGCCACCAGGAACCCACCATCGACCCACAAAAGGGACTTGCAAGGTTGACTTCTGTAGAGGCAATCAGATATATTCACCTTAGGGCCATCAGAATCAAAGGAAACATCGATCATGTAAAATTCTCCAGTATCAAGACAAAAGATTATCCTCGGACTTCTATTGCTTTTCGGTTCCCAACTAAATGAGCAAACATGTTTGCAGGTTGTTTTTCCACTTCCACTTTCACCATCTATACACATTGGATCATAATCACTCAGCTGCAGTAAAGCACATGCAGCAACATTAAATAACccatcatcatcaaattcatgtGCTGTACATAACTCTTCAACACAAATATGTTCCTCTGGTGTATGGACTGAAAAATCTAAGGTTGTTCTATACACACAATGAGGATTACGTGCATCTCTAAGATCCATCAAGAGAGCATCACCAACCCTAAACAGCAACGCATATCCACAGGAATGAGGAACTTCAACAATGCTATGTGCTAGTGGTCCAGCTTCAAGATACTGTGAAAGGATGAAAACTGCATGCTCTGATAGATTCCATCCCAACAATACCAGTTCATTCAGGGTATTACCTTTCCTGCAGTAACAATATGTACCCCTTTCTTAGACTAGCCCAAGCAAATATATATTATCCCGTGGGAAAACAGATAAACCATAAATATGACTATTTCCTAGATCATCTTTATAAATTTAGTTCTTACCTATTTAAAACAATGGCTAAAACAGGATTATGCTCCTTATTTGTTTGGATAGGATCTTTTGAAACAAAGCACATGCTCCATATTGTACCACGTACACTAATTCTTTGAGCATTTCTAGTAGAACTACCACTGCCTTCATTCTCAGGTGGATAAAATATTTTCTGAAATGCTCACAGATAAGAGCTCATAATTCCATATACACAGTAAGACAAAGTATCAACCAAAAATGCTGCAAGAACACTGAATCCAGTCTGACAATAACAATACCTTGTCAATAATATCATCTCCAGACattgaaagagaaaaaaaggcTAATCGGTCTTCATAAGCACTAGTAGCGATGAAACGGCCACTGTTAAAGGAAAATCAGGGAAGTTAGGCCAACCCATCGCATTGCTAGACATGATATTCtgttagttttaaaaaaaatggatctAGTTTCAACATGCACAGAGAGATAAGAAAATAACATGCACACAGATTAATCTTTGGCATAAGGGTCTTACGTCGAATCAACAGCTAGCATTCTTCCAATTTGATCCCTTGCATTTCCAGGATCTGAAAGCTGAATATGGTCGACGGGAAAAAACCTATCTCAAAAAATATGTATCGTTACAGTGGAAGTAAACATACCAAAATGTCAGCCGTAGAGCCATTAGGCATGTTCACTTTCAACATGGAAAACTAAATTGCGGGATAGAAAATAAAACCTGTGCATCTCATTgcaaaatgagagaaaagatAACTTTCCGGAATCAGAAATAACAACCAACAGGTCTTTCCCAGGCATCTAAATAAAGAAAACAGAAGAAAGCAAATtaacttaaaatgaaattatagtatAATTGTATTACAAAAAACTGCTTCAAATCATATTAACTTTATCCAGTCCAGAAGatctattattaaaaataaataaggtaaGAAATACTCTCAGACAAATGAATATAAAGAGGGTATGTCCTACAATGCTTCCATTATACTTTTGGTACAGACCTGTGTATTTTGTCCATAGACCTTCTCATTCCAAGGTAGAATGGCAAGATCCTTTATTGTACCAAAGACAGTCTGCTCACAGACAGATGTCACAATACCATCTTCACCAATTATTACCAACTCTATGGACGTCTCCTGAATAAAACACCACCAAACAATCAGTTAGATTAGCTATCTTTTTACCAAAATGTCACCAATTAACAGTGGTTTTAGAAGTAATTTCCTCTGATACAATAGTCAAACGCAAAGCAGAGCAAACTAGAATGGCTCTTTTGGAGGATAACATCAATGATCCAGAAAACCTAATCCATAACCCTTATTCTTTTAATCTAAACCTATGTTCAATtggaaaatgtttttttaatatatttatagatGTTATCATACCATTTTCACCAATTATCACCAACTCTATGGTGTCTCATGAATAAAACACCATCAAACAATCGGTTAGATTAGCTATCTCTTTACAGAAATGCCATAAATTCACTCTAGTTTCAGAAGGAAGAAATTCATCAAATACAACAAAGAGTCAAACTCAAAACAAGATTAACAATCCAAAAATACTAATCAATAACCCTTTATCCTATCAAAATCTGTGTATGTTGTTCTCATTTGGAGAATTCTCTATATTACCATATCCCATTTCTTGAAAACCAATTCCAACCCATTTGAATATTACCCCATGACACCACTACTGCAAAACAGTAAAGACCCTCTCTATTATATTGATTTCCCGAAACAACTCTATGGCTACAGTAGTTGGTACACTGAATTGAGTGTAAGCCATAGATTGAAATGAATGATAGCCACTTAATTAATTACTACAACTTTTCATCCTCATGAGTACACCTATCTCAACTATTGTATCGAGTCACGGATTGATGTGAAATCAACATGATCTTTTGCCTTAGTGATACACAAGAATTATATAAACTGTTATATAGAAGTGAATTAAATTTACTTCTCTTGACAACTTTACTGTCTCCATTATGTACAGTTCTCCCAATTTCCTAAGGTAATTCTTCACAGTGTGATTGGAAAGTGCTTGCACTTACATATATGATTTCTTAATATAAAATTGAAGGAACTTATTATCAGAATTAATAAGATTAAAGTATCACCATCATtatcaaaaacaagtttgacaaTAGGATTATAGAACTAAATACAAATAACTGGGAGGCTGTAGATTCAAAAAGACGCGTTAAAAGTCAACGTTACAATACTATATTTGAGAATGGGAAtttaaagaagaaataaagaTATCGTTATGGAAATGCTATGGGAAGAGTTAGTAGCAGCACAAGGTCTTGGATGAACCATGTAAATATCAGTTTGAAAGTAACTTCTAGTTCATATATAGAACTAAATACTAGGTCGAAAAGTGAAAACAGCATCATAAAtgtcattaaaaaaaattgacacgGAATATTTAAACTATTTTCCTGTTACAATTTATCTCTTACGAATTAAGATAAAACAACACATAGAGTTATCTTAAGGGCAAATTTTAAAGCTTATCCTACTagaaactaattaaaaaaaaaaaaaggtaagcaCTGTCTAAATGCAAGTTGATTATTGTTTGTAATAAGTAAATTGATCGAATTCgatgaataaaagttaaaattaattaaaaaccaggAAAAAAGTGGAAAGACCTTGCCGAAAACGACGTCCAGGGAAGAAGGAGAACGGAGATGACCGTAAGCGACCTGAAGGATAGCACTTCCTCTAAGTACACACTTGGCTAGGTAGTTAACGCCTTGCGAAGAAACAGTCGCTGACGACGATGCCGGTGAAGAGGAAGAAGCCTTCGCCGTTGAGCACTCTTCCTCGGAAAGCGCCATTTTGCCCCctttctttttacttttctttatttgtttggcAGTGGAGTGCAAAAACTAGGGCTTTTCTTCTTTCCAGATCGGAAGGATTTTCTTTTTCCGAAACCCTTTTAGTTCAGATGTTTTCAGGATATTAGAAGGAtctttattttgatttatgattttgatattttaaggTTAAGATTGGAGAGGAAGGCTTCGGTTAGGGAGTTGGTTCCATGCGGTGTGAAATGAGCAAACATCAAAGGCGTTCtcacttctctctttctttctagAGTCTgcaagttttctttttctttttctttttctttttctttttcttttttcttaatttatttgaaTCACTGAAAGCATATATTAAATTAAGGTGACAGACCGTAATAACagaagttttttatttaataattattgtaaaacttttttttcttaaaaataatttttaaattaggaATACgtgaatattattaattaaaatttaaaagttctaaatattcttatttattttttgaaaaatatttggcACATTATTTGAGTTTTTAGAGTTCACTGAATGCAAGTGTTGTAtagagtataataaaatattaaaaagtaaacaattaaaaaatatatatatttatcaaaattttaaagttatttgcgaaataaaaaaattcattgttaatgtattaaatattaaccctttttattataattttaatttgtccttttataattaatcaaattatagtAACTTTACCGTAGAATACtgaatatatgaataaatatatttaattatctcatttaaTAAAGCtatgatgactaattaatttaattcttattttgaacTCTAATTATTAATTGCAATCAATAAagtaataattcaaataaattaatttaatttctaaatcaTCTTATGTATTTAGCAAGAAAATGCATTTATTGTGGATAATGATACATACGATCTTTTTCTCTTAATCATCGTTTTTCGTTCATTCTATATTATCAGTTCTATATGATATTCGTTTTAAGTTATATTGAATTAGCGGAGAGActaattgaatatatataattaaagcttaaataacttgtaattaagttttaaatcttcgtttattaattacaacattatttaaacGGGGAGTTATTACACTAAAGTGTCATTATTGAACTCTCATTTATTGCATAAAATTACGAAAGCAATTTACAAGTGTTTATCTAATGACCTTAgttataagtgtgttacccttataagatattattgatctctttgggttaaattcgttcacccaatatgatcttattttatttcatggtaaCTATTATATCATCTTTTATGAAAAGTCTATTATCAACAAATAGTGATTAAATCATTTGTCTTTGACAAATAACATGTGGTCACATTACTTttccatctatcatgtaatgccaatgagaggatatcatttaccctttattgaactatgaattccactatcgTAAATGAAGTCGTGCCATatagaagtcatatacccaatgTACCAATTTTCAATTCTTTAGTtaattgaactcaagcttttaatacatcaaagtatatgagtcatgcaCACCTAGTCAGTCACTTACTCAGAATTAAGGtaagtcacactatgaacgtcacaaatgAATTAATCCATAAACGGGTCTAGGATTAATTCAACTTTAGTCATATCCAATGTATTGTCAATCCAGACAATCACACCTATGTCTCTACTTTCTGGGAGTCCACTTTGATACCCAAAACAATGTATCTTCCTATttagacttgatagacaacataataCTCCTTTAACCAATTTGATTAATTTCGATTTGTTAGATTATGGACCTTTTAGATTACCTATTAATACAAATTGTCTTCTCACATGATGGTCCAACCGcgtaatgcaacttaatattagttaaatattaggtaatcaatgagctaatatttgttaaCATTTTGCTTTGCATTCAAAAACCGTTGAGGACAAATACAAACGATATTAATGTGATTAATGAAATTTTATCTGACCAATTTGTTTAAATACTTACAAGTATAAATGACGAATAAACTATACTTAAGGCACTAGATCCTAACATCTCATTGGTATATATTTGAGAGTAGTTTTTCATACTAGATTAATGCTTGTTTTTAAGTAAAATTGTTAAGTTTAgcattattttagtattttacgATTTAGGTTAGATATTCATTCCATCgcatatttttagtttattttgtgCGTTCCAATATTCAATACATCTTATCATCAAGTGAGTTTAATTAGTGTAAGTTGAAaggaaataattattaaaatatgcagATGATAGTAGGTTGTGTCCTAACACTTGTTAGAGGATGTTGTGACATTCACCTTGAAATATTAAAGCTCAACCAATAATCAAAGTCTAAGTTGTGACAAAATAGGAGAGGAATTTGCAATGCACAAGCCTTTAATGTTGCAGCAGCCGCACCGAATCTAATCGTTGAACAATTATTAGAAAGATTGTTAaagggtaaaattaaaaaaaaaaattaagaatgtcGCAACATTCTTCATCTTTTCGTGCAGCATTCAAGCTCAAATTACCATGTAATGAAATACTAGTTAAACAATTCACAATTTTAAAGGAGGCTTTTTATAAGATTTTTCAAGTAAATATTATAAGAACGTAAGGAGGATGCTTAGGAAATTTAATTTTGAGAGGAATTTTGTTATTCTTTGATATTTCTCTAAATAAACTTTAAATCTTTTGTAATTCAACTAGATTTGCTTTGTAAATTCtagaacttaattttttttttagtttacatTTCAGTTGGTTGAAAATTTAAGTGTAAATAGGATTTACTCTTGGACAATTGTCCAATTGGAAGTTTTATTTGGTTGAGCATTTTTAAATCTCAATCTCTATAATTTATTGCAATTATAACGATGTTTTCTATTGTTGATGGTTGTGTTATTGAGAGATCTATGTGTAGCTAAATTGATTATGTGATAAGTGGTGGGTGGATAATGGTAATGTTGTGATTAATAGTGAATTTGGTATAATGATATTTGTTGTTGCTTGCTTGGATGGATGATCTTTTGTATGTTTATGCTTGACAATCACAAACATAGTTAGAGCTAGAGAAATTGAAAGATCTGACATTGGTTGGCTATATCGATCCAACTCAATAAGCATAAACTCGGTGTTCACTAAACTTACAGAGGCAAGTTGTTGTTTAGTAGTGAATCCTAGTTCCTAAAGCGATTCGAGAGACCGAGAAAGGTTAGGATTAGTAACAATGCATATTATTGTTCATGCTTAATCATTAATTCACTAATTGGATCCACTTACTAGTTTTGTACTTGAAGGGAAAGTTTCAATTGAAATTACTAGAATGGTTTTTAGTTTCTTTAGTGTTAGCTTTAGTAAATACTCTTGTAATCGATTGCATTGATAAATATAAGCTTAATTAGATTGGTAACTATAACATTAGTGAACTTGATTATCTGTAATGCACTAGATTTATACTAAACAATTCTCACTCAGAGGTAGGATTCTCAAAATACTCCTACATCAAAACGTTttattgtaaatatattttttgtgaCGACAACTATATGCATTTGATAATGACTGAGCCAAGATTTGAATATATTGTAAAGCACGATTTGTCGTCATTAGGTGCTGTAGGTTAACAGCTTGAGTTTAGTACCCTATGACCAATTTGAATATTATTGCGACTAACTTACATCTACCTTGTCTCTTAAAACCAATGATGTAGTGCCCTCTTATCTTACCGATGGCATACTTGGGTAGGAGGGGAGGGTCCCAGCTCACTCCGAGCTGTTGTGTGATTTGAGCATTTTATTTCAATGTTTGTTGTTGTTAGAGGAGCTTGAGCTATTATTTTAACTTCGTGCACTGTTAGCTATTTGATTTGTTGTTTTGGACAATGTGATTGTCTGTCGGTAATGGTGGATACTGGTAGATTATTGTACAAGGGTCGTACTAGTTAGGATAGTCCGAATAATACTATGATAAGGGtgtatgtaatttttttagtgatttgTAAATAGGCTAAATGGTAAGCATTGTAGTAGGAGTATCCATCATATTAGTCATTTTGGTTATATGCCAGATTTTTTATATCTTTGTCTCGTTTGTTGTCGAGAATAATCGATTGTGTCCTCTTGATTTTGGATGTCAGGAATGTTTTGGT from the Gossypium hirsutum isolate 1008001.06 chromosome D09, Gossypium_hirsutum_v2.1, whole genome shotgun sequence genome contains:
- the LOC107891227 gene encoding splicing factor 3B subunit 3 isoform X2; translated protein: MLAVDSTGRFIATSAYEDRLAFFSLSMSGDDIIDKKIFYPPENEGSGSSTRNAQRISVRGTIWSMCFVSKDPIQTNKEHNPVLAIVLNRKGNTLNELVLLGWNLSEHAVFILSQYLEAGPLAHSIVEVPHSCGYALLFRVGDALLMDLRDARNPHCVYRTTLDFSVHTPEEHICVEELCTAHEFDDDGLFNVAACALLQLSDYDPMCIDGESGSGKTTCKHVCSFSWEPKSNRSPRIIFCLDTGEFYMIDVSFDSDGPKVNISDCLYRSQPCKSLLWVDGGFLVAIVEMGDGLVLKVENEKLIYKSPVQNIAPILDMSIVNYHGEKHDKMFACCGVAPEGSLRIIRSGISVEKLLRTAPIYQGISGTWTVQMKFTNSYHSFLVLSFVEETRVLSVGLSFTDVTDSVGFQPDVCTLACGLVADGQLIQIHQNAVRLCLPTKAAHSEGIIMSSPVCITWSPDNMSISLGAVGQSLIVVSTSNPYFLFILGVRSLSAYNYEIYELQHVGLQYELSCISIPQKHLEMRHLSSNVNLVDVGGAVPPVGVGMGITFVIGTHKPSVEILSFAPEGLRVLGAGTISLTTIMETAISGCIPQDVRLVLVDQFYVLAGLRNGMLLRFEWPSAFTPSSELCLRSSIPFPEKVENFLLNTKLNSFGSETCSVNMGEKDGLPVTLQLIATRRIGITPVFLVPLSDSLDADIIALSDRPWLLHTARHSLSYTSISFQPSTHATPVCSVECPKGILFVAENSLHLVEMVHSKRLNVQKFHLEGTPRKVLYHSESKLLIVMRTEPNSDTCSEICGVDPLSGSVMASFKLGPGETGKCMELVRAGNEQVLVVGTSLSSGPAIMPSGEAESTKGRLIVLCIEHVQHSDSGSMTFSSMAGSSSQRNSPFREIVGHATEQLSSSSICSSPDDTSCDGVKLEETEAWQFRPAYTTTWPGMVLAICPYLGRYFLASAGNAFYVCAFPNDNPQRVRRFAIARTRFMITSLTAYFTRIAVGDCRDGILFYSYNEDTKKLDQTYCDPSQRLVADCVLTDADTAIVSDRKGSIAVLSCSDRLEDNASAERNLTQICAYYMGEIAMSIKKGSFIYKLPADDMLNSCEALNASLDPSHSAIMASTLLGSIMIFIPISREEHELLEAVQARLILHPLTAPVLGNDHNEYRSRENPAGVPKVLDGDMLSQFLELTSMQQEAVLSFPIISPVAQKLSPKPPPSPIPVSKVVQLLERVHYALN
- the LOC107891227 gene encoding splicing factor 3B subunit 3 isoform X1 — its product is MALSEEECSTAKASSSSPASSSATVSSQGVNYLAKCVLRGSAILQVAYGHLRSPSSLDVVFGKETSIELVIIGEDGIVTSVCEQTVFGTIKDLAILPWNEKVYGQNTQMPGKDLLVVISDSGKLSFLSFCNEMHRFFPVDHIQLSDPGNARDQIGRMLAVDSTGRFIATSAYEDRLAFFSLSMSGDDIIDKKIFYPPENEGSGSSTRNAQRISVRGTIWSMCFVSKDPIQTNKEHNPVLAIVLNRKGNTLNELVLLGWNLSEHAVFILSQYLEAGPLAHSIVEVPHSCGYALLFRVGDALLMDLRDARNPHCVYRTTLDFSVHTPEEHICVEELCTAHEFDDDGLFNVAACALLQLSDYDPMCIDGESGSGKTTCKHVCSFSWEPKSNRSPRIIFCLDTGEFYMIDVSFDSDGPKVNISDCLYRSQPCKSLLWVDGGFLVAIVEMGDGLVLKVENEKLIYKSPVQNIAPILDMSIVNYHGEKHDKMFACCGVAPEGSLRIIRSGISVEKLLRTAPIYQGISGTWTVQMKFTNSYHSFLVLSFVEETRVLSVGLSFTDVTDSVGFQPDVCTLACGLVADGQLIQIHQNAVRLCLPTKAAHSEGIIMSSPVCITWSPDNMSISLGAVGQSLIVVSTSNPYFLFILGVRSLSAYNYEIYELQHVGLQYELSCISIPQKHLEMRHLSSNVNLVDVGGAVPPVGVGMGITFVIGTHKPSVEILSFAPEGLRVLGAGTISLTTIMETAISGCIPQDVRLVLVDQFYVLAGLRNGMLLRFEWPSAFTPSSELCLRSSIPFPEKVENFLLNTKLNSFGSETCSVNMGEKDGLPVTLQLIATRRIGITPVFLVPLSDSLDADIIALSDRPWLLHTARHSLSYTSISFQPSTHATPVCSVECPKGILFVAENSLHLVEMVHSKRLNVQKFHLEGTPRKVLYHSESKLLIVMRTEPNSDTCSEICGVDPLSGSVMASFKLGPGETGKCMELVRAGNEQVLVVGTSLSSGPAIMPSGEAESTKGRLIVLCIEHVQHSDSGSMTFSSMAGSSSQRNSPFREIVGHATEQLSSSSICSSPDDTSCDGVKLEETEAWQFRPAYTTTWPGMVLAICPYLGRYFLASAGNAFYVCAFPNDNPQRVRRFAIARTRFMITSLTAYFTRIAVGDCRDGILFYSYNEDTKKLDQTYCDPSQRLVADCVLTDADTAIVSDRKGSIAVLSCSDRLEDNASAERNLTQICAYYMGEIAMSIKKGSFIYKLPADDMLNSCEALNASLDPSHSAIMASTLLGSIMIFIPISREEHELLEAVQARLILHPLTAPVLGNDHNEYRSRENPAGVPKVLDGDMLSQFLELTSMQQEAVLSFPIISPVAQKLSPKPPPSPIPVSKVVQLLERVHYALN